Proteins encoded in a region of the Populus alba chromosome 13, ASM523922v2, whole genome shotgun sequence genome:
- the LOC118036521 gene encoding pentatricopeptide repeat-containing protein At5g15010, mitochondrial, whose amino-acid sequence MLGIRTIRCNLSRFVILARTHLIFSHFELTHFANLTVERPLSSKFSTAFSSFSTSSLETAITPKHLKEPEECSSDNDDNGSDMENDDDDDDDVRGLNLSDDGLFQDAKTIVNILQESSDNRVKMKSKIEQCGVKVSQELVLEVLSRVRNDWEAAFTFFLWAARQPGYAHSVREYHSMISILGKMRKFDTAWVLIDEMRGVKTGVSLVTPQTLLIMIRKYCAVHDVGRAINTFYAYKRFKFDMGIEEFQSLLSALCRYKNVQDAEQLMYCNKAVFPLNTKSYNIVLNGWCNLIGSPRESERVWREMSKRGIRFDVVSYASMLSCYSKAGSLYRVLRLYKQMKKIGIEPDRKVYNAVIHALAKGRLVNEAFNLMKAMEEKGVAPNIVTYNSLIKPLCRARKVEEAKGVFDDMLKRCISPTIRTYHAFFRILRTGEEVFALLEKMRKMGCQPINDTYIMLIRKFCRWRQLENVFKLWDEMSENGISPDRSSYIVLIHGLFLNGELDAAHKYYTEMKEKQLLPEPKIDEMLQTWLSNKQIAEGQTTESRSNQCQTTELRSNQLDCSQSREQTRGIPKRSHERNFIRQAETRKVVRERGFSFWEP is encoded by the coding sequence ATGCTAGGAATCAGAACCATAAGATGTAACCTGTCGAGATTTGTAATTCTAGCTCGAACCCATTTGATTTTTTCACATTTTGAACTAACCCACTTTGCAAATCTAACCGTTGAGAGGCCACTAAGTTCGAAATTTTCAActgctttctcttctttctccacTTCAAGTCTTGAAACCGCAATCACCCCAAAGCATCTCAAAGAGCCAGAAGAATGTTCTAGTGATAATGACGATAACGGCAGTGATATGGAaaatgacgacgacgacgacgacgatgtTAGAGGGCTGAATTTAAGCGATGATGGTCTTTTTCAGGATGCGAAGACCATTGTGAATATATTACAAGAATCGAGTGACAATCgtgtgaaaatgaagagcaAGATTGAGCAATGTGGGGTTAAGGTCTCACAAGAATTGGTCTTGGAGGTGCTTTCTAGGGTACGAAATGATTGGGAGGCGGCGTTTACTTTCTTCTTGTGGGCAGCTAGGCAGCCAGGTTATGCTCATTCTGTACGTGAATATCATTCCATGATTTCTATTCTTGGTAAAATGCGAAAGTTTGATACAGCGTGGGTGTTGATTGATGAGATGAGAGGAGTTAAGACCGGTGTATCACTGGTGACTCCACAGACTTTGTTGATCATGATTAGGAAATACTGTGCGGTGCACGATGTTGGTCGGGCTATAAACACATTTTATGCCtacaaaagatttaaatttgatatgggGATTGAGGAGTTTCAGAGTCTTTTGTCAGCTCTTTGTCGGTATAAGAATGTGCAAGATGCTGAGCAGTTGATGTATTGCAATAAAGCTGTATTTCCGCTTAACACTAAGAGTTATAACATTGTGCTGAATGGTTGGTGTAATTTGATTGGTAGTCCTCGTGAATCAGAGCGAGTGTGGAGGGAGATGAGCAAGAGGGGTATTCGATTTGATGTTGTGTCGTATGCTAGTATGCTGTCTTGCTATTCAAAGGCTGGTAGTCTTTATAGAGTGCTCAGGCTCTACAAACAGATGAAGAAAATTGGGATTGAACCAGATAGGAAAGTTTATAATGCGGTCATCCATGCTCTTGCGAAGGGTAGGCTTGTGAATGAAGCTTTCAACCTCATGAAAGCAATGGAGGAGAAGGGTGTTGCTCCTAACATTGTCACATATAATTCACTAATTAAACCTTTATGTAGGGCAAGGAAAGTAGAAGAGGCTAAAGGGGTATTTGATGACATGTTAAAGCGATGCATATCTCCTACCATACGCACTTACCATGCTTTCTTTCGCATTTTAAGGACAGGGGAAGAAGTGTTTGCTCTCTTGGAGAAGATGAGAAAGATGGGATGTCAACCAATTAATGATACCTACATAATGTTAATTAGGAAATTTTGCCGGTGGCGTCAGCTTGAGAATGTCTTTAAGTTGTGGGATGAAATGAGTGAGAATGGAATCAGTCCTGATCGTAGCTCATATATTGTGCTTATTCATGGTCTCTTTTTGAATGGTGAGTTGGATGCAGCCCACAAATATTACACAGAAATGAAGGAAAAGCAGCTATTACCCGAACCAAAGATAGATGAAATGCTTCAGACCTGGTTGTCTAATAAGCAAATAGCAGAGGGTCAGACCACAGAATCAAGAAGCAATCAATGTCAGACCACAGAATTAAGAAGCAATCAATTGGATTGCAGTCAGTCACGCGAGCAAACCAGAGGCATTCCTAAGAGAAGTCATGAAAGAAATTTTATCCGACAAGCTGAAACGAGAAAAGTTGTGAGAGAGCGAGGCTTTTCGTTTTGGGAGCCCTAG
- the LOC118036520 gene encoding NAC transcription factor 47: MKNPQSSLPPGFRFHPTDEELILHYLKKKLASTPFPVSIIADVDIYKFDPWDLPAKSSLGEKEWYFFSPRDRKYPNGARPNRAAASGYWKATGTDKIIMTSTMAPGGVVGGQENIGVKKALVFYKGRPPKGVKTNWIMHEYRLADTPTCNNNNNNNNNKSLKPKDSSMRLDDWVLCRIYKKSQALTSSPRALISSEHDQEEEEQQQFVQETLLPISNKNPLMSQKSCSFSSLFDAMDYSMCSSFQADTAFNPIGFESNPTLNSSATQLDQPFFSNSNSASNSNITSSSSFLQKLPQLNTSMPNMQGNKLKRQLPHFDEDLLHPSKKYMNSCSFTNSNNNTQTDMGQYNFLSQTFLDQQLLLSPHLQFLG; encoded by the exons ATGAAGAACCCACAATCAAGCTTGCCCCCAGGGTTTAGGTTCCACCCGACAGATGAGGAGCTCATCCTCCACTACCTTAAGAAGAAGTTGGCATCCACACCGTTCCCTGTTTCTATCATAGCAGATGTCGACATCTATAAGTTTGATCCGTGGGACTTGCCag CTAAATCTTCCTTGGGGGAGAAAGAGTGGTACTTTTTCAGTCCTAGAGATCGCAAGTACCCCAATGGAGCAAGGCCTAACAGAGCAGCTGCATCTGGATATTGGAAGGCAACTGGAACAGACAAAATCATAATGACATCAACAATGGCACCAGGCGGTGTGGTTGGAGGGCAAGAGAACATTGGAGTTAAAAAGGCTCTTGTTTTCTACAAGGGAAGGCCTCCAAAGGGTGTCAAGACTAATTGGATCATGCATGAGTATCGCCTAGCAGATACTCCCacctgcaacaacaacaacaacaacaacaacaacaaatcccTGAAGCCAAAAGATTCATCCATGAGG TTAGATGACTGGGTTCTTTGCCGGATTTACAAGAAATCCCAAGCTTTAACTTCATCTCCAAGGGCATTAATATCCAGTGAACATgaccaagaagaagaagaacaacaacaatttGTCCAGGAAACCCTTTTACCCATAAGCAACAAGAATCCTCTCATGTCCCAGAAGTCTTGTTCTTTCTCCAGCTTGTTCGACGCCATGGACTATTCCATGTGCAGTAGTTTCCAGGCAGATACCGCATTCAATCCAATAGGGTTTGAGTCAAACCCTACGTTGAATAGTTCTGCAACACAGTTGGACCAACCTTTCTTCAGTAACAGCAACTCTGCAAGCAACAGTAACATCACGAGCAGCAGTTCCTTTCTTCAAAAGTTACCTCAGTTGAACACTTCAATGCCAAACATGCAGGGGAATAAACTCAAACGCCAGCTTCCACACTTTGACGAGGACTTGCTTCATCCATCAAAAAAGTACATGAACTCTTGCAGTTTCACTAACTCCAACAATAATACTCAAACTGATATGGGTCAATACAATTTCCTAAGCCAGACATTCTTGGACCAGCAATTGCTGTTGAGCCCACATCTTCAATTTCTAGGTTAA